The stretch of DNA AGAATTGTATCAACGAGAGGACGATAAAGAAAAAACTATAAAACATAGATTAGAAGTATTTGATAAACAAACCATACCCTTGAAAAAATATTATAAGGAAAAAAAATTACTAAAAGTGATAGATGCTCATTTAAGTAACAACGCTTTTTTGGAGATTAAAAAAATATTACAAGGGATTTATAATAATTAGAGTAATGATAATTTTAAAATCTTACAAGGAAATTCAATGTATTCGGAAGAGTTGTAAATTAGCTGCGAGCACCTTAAATAAAATATTAGAAAATATTAAAGAGGGAATTACTACTTTAGAGTTAGATAGGATTGCTGAGGAATATATAATAAAACACGGCGCAAAACCTGCGTTTAAGGGTTATAGGATAGAAAAAAATGAATTCCAACATTCTATATGTGTTTCTATAAATGAAGAAGTCGTTCATGGTATTCCCGGAAAGAGAAGATTAAGAGAAGGAGATATTGTAAGTATAGATATCGGAACAAATTTAGAGGGTTACTATGGTGATACTGCCATAACAGTTCCGGTAGGAAAAATAGGACCAAATGACCAAAAACTTTTAGAAATAACTAAAAAATCTTTGTTTAAAGGTATAGAAAAAGCAATTATAGGTAACAGGTTGGG from Candidatus Atribacteria bacterium encodes:
- the map gene encoding type I methionyl aminopeptidase, with amino-acid sequence MIILKSYKEIQCIRKSCKLAASTLNKILENIKEGITTLELDRIAEEYIIKHGAKPAFKGYRIEKNEFQHSICVSINEEVVHGIPGKRRLREGDIVSIDIGTNLEGYYGDTAITVPVGKIGPNDQKLLEITKKSLFKGIEKAIIGNRLGDISCAIQKTVEKSNFSVVREYVGHGVGCYLHEEPQIPNYGVSHTGVKLEEGMVLALEPMVNIGGYKTKLCNNGWTVVTEDGSRSAHFEHSIAITKDGNEILTNL